ACTTCGGGGTGTCCTTCTCGCTCGCGCTCGGCGTGGCCCTGCGGGCGCGGGACGTGCCGGTGAGGGACGTGGTGCGGCTGGTGCGGCTCATGAGTGGGCGCTTCCTGCGGGAGCCCCGCGCCTTCCTCCTGCCCCCTCGCGTTTGACCCTTTGCCGGTGGGGCAGGGGTCTTCCAGGTCCACCCTGGTTGAAATTCCGGCCCCTGAAAACGGGGGAATATTTCGCCCCTCCGAGCAAGCCCCTCTCAGAGGGAGAAAGAAGGCAGCGGCCGGGCAGCCGAGGGATCTCGCCGTGCTTCTGAACAGGGCGGTTCTCCGGTAGGGTCCGCGACCGCATGAGTGACTCGACCCACAAGACGCCCCGCTTTGCTCTCGCCTACGCCAGGATGCTGGTGCGCAGGCCCGGGCTCGTCATCCTCGCGATCCTCGCCCTGACCGGCGTGTCATTGTGGGGAACCTCCAAGCTGACCATCAACTCCAACCAGCTCGACCTCATCTCGCAGGATCTGCCCGAGGTGAAGGACGTCAAGCGCGTCATCGACATGGTCGGTGGCAGCGGCTACCTGATGCTGGCCCTGCGCGGCGAGGACGAGCCCACGCTCAAGAAGGCCGCCGACGACATCGCGGCCGGCCTGCTGGCGGACAAGGAGAACGTCCGCTTCATCACCTACAAGGTGCCCGTCGAGTTCGTGCAGCAGCAGATGGGCCTCTTCGTCAAGACGGAGGACCTGGCCGAGGGCAAGCGCCGCATCATGGCGTACCTCAAGGACCAGCTGCGCCGCAACAACCCCTTCTTCATCGAGATCCAGAAGACCGAGCCGGTGAAGCTCGAGATGCAGGACCTCGTCGACAAGTACAGCAGCGTCGGCAAGAAGAGCATCCGGGATGACTACTACATCTCCAAGGACCGGAAGATGTTGCTCATCCTCATCAAGCCGATGTGGGACTCCAACCAGCTCGCCAAGACGAAGGTCTACGTCGAGAAGCTGCGCAAGGATCTCGCGGCCTACTCCAAGAGCGAGAAGGCCAATGGCGTGGAGGTCGTCGAGGACTACGCCAAGATGGGCGACAAGAAGCTGGTGGCCTACGGCTTCACCGGTTCCTACAAGACGGCGGTGGACGACTCGTACGCCATCGAGGAGTCGCTCGAGCCGGTGTCGCTGCTGGCCTTCGCGGCCATCTTCCTCATCACCATCCTGGCCTTCCGCAAGATCGTGCCCACGCTCATCGTGTCCATCGGCACGGTGCTCGGCACCATCATCACCATGGGCTTCACCTACATCACCGTGGGCGAGCTCAACATGATCACCAGCATCCTCGGCGCGCTGCTGCTGGGGTTCGGCATCGACTACGGCCTGCACTTCATCTTCCGCACGCGGCTGGAGCTGGGCCAGGGCAAGCCCTATGACCAGGCCATCCAGGACGCGGTGGTGAACGCGGGCCGGCCGGCGCTGGTGTCCGCGGTGGTGACGTCCGGCTCGTTCTTCGTGCTGCTGGTCAGCGAGTTCCGCGGCTTCAGCCAGTTCGGCTTCCTGGCAGGCTGCGGCACCTTCATCATCGGCGTGCTGCTCTTCGCCTGGAGCCCGGCGCTGCTGGCGCTGGCGGGCCGCATCAACCCCGAGCTGCCCAAGAAGCTCATCGGCGAGATGAAGCCGCCGGCCACGCAGAGCGCCACCACGGGCAAGGAGCTGCGCATTCCCAAGCCCGGCCTGACGCTCGCCATCAGCACCGTCGTCGTGGGCATCCTGTGCTTCTTCGCCGTGCCGTGGAGCGACGTGGACGTGCCCACGGACAAGCCCGCCTCCTTCGCGGACCGCATCAAGGCCGGCATCCGCTTCAACTACAACAGCCGCGCCCTCATCCCCGAGGGCCAGACGTCGGTGCGCCTGCAGGATGAGATCAGCGAGCGCTTCGACATGTCCGCCGATCCCATCGCCGTCTACAGCCGCACGCTGGAAGAGGCGAAGGCCATCTACGACGAGCTCGAGAATCCGGAGAAGCGCAAGACGAAGTACTCCGCCATCGACCAGGTGGTGAGCATCTACACCTTCGTGCCTCCCCCGGAGACGGCCGCGGCCAACGCGAAGATCCTCCAGGAGTGGCAGGAGGAGCTGAAGGACATCGACGTGGCGGCGCTGCCTCCGGAGGTGCAGGACAAGGCGGCCCTCTTCATGAAGATGCTGGAGGCCCGGCCCTACGACGTGCACGGGGTGCCGGAGATCTACGCCTCGCAGTTCCGCCACCTGCCGGAGACGAAGCCGGAGAACCACGGCTACCTCACGTTCATCTACCCGAGCGTGGACCTGTGGGACGGCAAGAAGATGCTCACGTTCGTGGACCAGACGAACAACATCCCCACCCCCGAGGTGAAGGATGCGCAGGGCCACGTCATCGCCGAGGCGCAGGTGCGCCGGGCCGCGGGCGCCGCCCAGCTGTTCGCGCGGCTGGCGCGCATCGTGCTCGGCGACGGCCAGCTCACCGTGATGCTGGTGACGCTGTGGATCCTCGTCATGCACTTCCTGGACTTCCGCAACGTGAAGCTGGCGCTGGCCTCCGTCATCCCGCTCACGGTGGGTCTGGCGATGATGCTGGGCCTGATGACGATGTTCGACCTGCACCTGAACTTCATGAACATCATCATCCTGCCCATCCTGCTGGGCTTCGGCGTGAGTCACGGCCTCTACCTGCTGCACCGCTTCCTGGAGGGCACCTCGCCCGTGGTGGCGCTGCGCAGCGTGGGCGCCGCGGTGGCCTCGTCCACGCTGACGACGGCCGCGGGCTTCGCCGCGCTGATGGTGGCCAGCCACAACGGCCTGAAGTCCATGGGCATCGTGGCCTGCATCGGCCTCATCACCACGCTGGTGGTGTCCTTCACGGTGCTCGCCGCCGTGATGCAGGTGATGTGGGACCGGTTGCCGCGCAAGGTGCAGGACGGCGTGGCGCATACGCCCTCCCCGTCGCCTTCCAAGAAGGACGAGTCCGAGGCGGCCTGAAGCACTCCCGCTGAGACAGGGATCCGGAAACTACCGGGTCTCGTGAAGTGAGAAAGAGCCCGGGCTCCGGGGAAGGCGACACGAATCGTCCCTTCCCGGCCCGGGCTCGTTACATTTGCGGGGTGTCCACTTCCGGTACCCCCTCCATCCTGGCCATCGACCTCGGGACCTCGGCCGTGAAGCTGGCGGCCATCACCCTGCGCGGCACCATCCTCGGCGGTGAGGTGGAGCCCCAGGAACTCCGCCTGCTGCCCGACGGAGGCGCCGAGCAGGACCCCGAGGACTGGTGGTCCGCCATCGTCCGCGCCACCCGCCGCCTGCTGGACAAGGGCGTCGTCTCAGCGGACGACATCGTCGGCATCAACATCAGCTCCCAGTGGTCCGGCACCGTCGCCGTGGACGAGCACGGCAAGCCCCTGCGTCCCGCCATCATCTGGATGGACTCGCGCGGCGAGGCCTACGTGCGGCGCGCCGCCCATGGCTTCATGCCCGTCGAGGGTTTCGGCCTCGCCCGCCTGCTCACCTGGGTGCGGCTGACCGGTGGTGCGCCTACCCTCACGGGGAAGGACCCGCTCGGCCACATCCTCTACCTGAAGCACGAGCACCCCGCCGTCTACCGCGACACCTACAAGTTCCTGGAGCCCAAGGACTGGCTCAACCTGCGGCTGAGCGGCCGCTTCGCCTCCTCCTTCGACACCATCACCCTGCACTGGGTCACCGACAACCGGGACCTGCAGCGCATCCACTACGACGAGCGGCTGCTCCAACTCACCGGGCTGCCGCGCGAGAAGCTGCCCGACCTGGTGCCCGCCGCCAGCGTGCTCGGCCCCCTGCGGCCCGAGGCCGCCCGCGCCCTGGGACTGAGCGAGAAGGTCCAGATCATCACCGGGGCGCCGGACATCCTCGCCGCCGCCGTGGGCTCGGGCGCGGTGCGCGATTACGAAGCCCACCTGTGCGTCGGCACGTCCTCGTGGATCAGCTGCCACCTGCCCTTCAAGAAGACGGACGTCTTCCACCAGATGGGCACGCTGCCCTCGGCGCTCCCGGGCCGCTACCTCCTCACCAACGAGCAGGAGTCCGCCGGCATCTGTCTGTCCTTCCTCAAGGACAACATCCTCTTCGGCCACGAGGAGCTCGCCCGGGACGGCAACACCGACGACCAGGGCCAGGCCTCGGCGGACCTCTACAAGGTGCTCGAGAAGGAGGCGGACCGGATCCCCGCGGGCAGCGACAAGCTCATCTTCATGCCCTGGCTCAACGGCGAGCGCAGCCCCGTGGATGACCAGCGCCTGCGCGGTGGCTTCTTCAACCAGTCCCTCAAGACGACGCGCGGGCACATGGTGCGCGCCGTGCTCGAGGGCGTGGCCTACAACTCGCGCTGGCTCTTCACCTACGTGGAGAAGTTCGTCGGCCGCAGGCTGGACTCCCTCCGCCTCATCGGTGGCGGGGCGCGCTCTCCGCTGTGGTGTCAGATCATCGCCGACGTGCTGGACCGGCGCATCCAACAGGTGGACGAGCCCGTGCTGGCCAACGCGCGCGGCGCGGCCTTCCAGGCGGCCCTGGCGCTCGGGCACCTCACGGTGGACGAGATTCCCTCGCTCGTCCCCGTGGCGAGGACCTTCGAACCCAACCCCCAGAACCGCGGGCTCTATGACGAGCTCTTCAGCGAGTTCGTGAACCTCTACAAGTCCAACAAGGCCATCTTCGCGCGGCTCAACCGCGCCCGGAGCGCCTGAGTCGAACACGGGAGCACTGCAACCCCATGGATCTACCCGAGCTCGGAGCGAACCTCCTCAACCGCGTCCCTCCCCGGCTGCTGTCGGCGGCGGAGCGCTACCTCAAGAACATCCCCCTGCTGCGAGACCGGCTGGAGAAGGAGACGGACTCGATGCTGGCCGACCTGGAGGGCGGACTGAAGCCCTACCGCGGCCAGACGCCCACCTTCGACACGCTCCCCTCCAAGGGCCTCTCGCACGAGCAGGTGCTCAAGCAGATGGAGGACATGCGCCAGAAGGAGGAGGACCGCTGGAAGGACGGCTACGTGTCGGGCGCCGTGTACCACGGTGACTCCGGCCACATCGACTTCCTCAACCGCGTGTACGCGATCAACTCGCAGGCCAACCCGCTGCACGCGGACCTCTGGCCGAGCGCCACCAAGTTCGAGGCCGAGGTGGTGGCCATGACGGCCCACATGCTCGGCGCCGCCGAGGCCAACGCGGGCCGGGCTCCGGACGAGCACATCTGTGGCGCGCTCTCCTCGGGCGGCACCGAGAGCATCATGCTCGCGATGAAGACGTACCGGGATTGGGCTCGCGACAC
The sequence above is drawn from the Archangium gephyra genome and encodes:
- a CDS encoding xylulokinase; this encodes MSTSGTPSILAIDLGTSAVKLAAITLRGTILGGEVEPQELRLLPDGGAEQDPEDWWSAIVRATRRLLDKGVVSADDIVGINISSQWSGTVAVDEHGKPLRPAIIWMDSRGEAYVRRAAHGFMPVEGFGLARLLTWVRLTGGAPTLTGKDPLGHILYLKHEHPAVYRDTYKFLEPKDWLNLRLSGRFASSFDTITLHWVTDNRDLQRIHYDERLLQLTGLPREKLPDLVPAASVLGPLRPEAARALGLSEKVQIITGAPDILAAAVGSGAVRDYEAHLCVGTSSWISCHLPFKKTDVFHQMGTLPSALPGRYLLTNEQESAGICLSFLKDNILFGHEELARDGNTDDQGQASADLYKVLEKEADRIPAGSDKLIFMPWLNGERSPVDDQRLRGGFFNQSLKTTRGHMVRAVLEGVAYNSRWLFTYVEKFVGRRLDSLRLIGGGARSPLWCQIIADVLDRRIQQVDEPVLANARGAAFQAALALGHLTVDEIPSLVPVARTFEPNPQNRGLYDELFSEFVNLYKSNKAIFARLNRARSA
- a CDS encoding efflux RND transporter permease subunit → MSDSTHKTPRFALAYARMLVRRPGLVILAILALTGVSLWGTSKLTINSNQLDLISQDLPEVKDVKRVIDMVGGSGYLMLALRGEDEPTLKKAADDIAAGLLADKENVRFITYKVPVEFVQQQMGLFVKTEDLAEGKRRIMAYLKDQLRRNNPFFIEIQKTEPVKLEMQDLVDKYSSVGKKSIRDDYYISKDRKMLLILIKPMWDSNQLAKTKVYVEKLRKDLAAYSKSEKANGVEVVEDYAKMGDKKLVAYGFTGSYKTAVDDSYAIEESLEPVSLLAFAAIFLITILAFRKIVPTLIVSIGTVLGTIITMGFTYITVGELNMITSILGALLLGFGIDYGLHFIFRTRLELGQGKPYDQAIQDAVVNAGRPALVSAVVTSGSFFVLLVSEFRGFSQFGFLAGCGTFIIGVLLFAWSPALLALAGRINPELPKKLIGEMKPPATQSATTGKELRIPKPGLTLAISTVVVGILCFFAVPWSDVDVPTDKPASFADRIKAGIRFNYNSRALIPEGQTSVRLQDEISERFDMSADPIAVYSRTLEEAKAIYDELENPEKRKTKYSAIDQVVSIYTFVPPPETAAANAKILQEWQEELKDIDVAALPPEVQDKAALFMKMLEARPYDVHGVPEIYASQFRHLPETKPENHGYLTFIYPSVDLWDGKKMLTFVDQTNNIPTPEVKDAQGHVIAEAQVRRAAGAAQLFARLARIVLGDGQLTVMLVTLWILVMHFLDFRNVKLALASVIPLTVGLAMMLGLMTMFDLHLNFMNIIILPILLGFGVSHGLYLLHRFLEGTSPVVALRSVGAAVASSTLTTAAGFAALMVASHNGLKSMGIVACIGLITTLVVSFTVLAAVMQVMWDRLPRKVQDGVAHTPSPSPSKKDESEAA